AAGCGGTTCCTTTCGCCAAGGAGGGAGGGCTCGCCGATGTGGTCGGCGCACTCCCGAAGTTCCTGCACGCACTGGGGCATGACGTCAGGGTGGTGATGCCGCGCTACTACAAGGTGGACAGGGAGAAGTTCCAGCTCCGGCAGATGCCCGGCACGCTGGTGGTGCCGATGGGGATCATCGGTCACATGTACTGCGGCGTCCTCGAAGGGAAAATGCCGGGGAGCGAGGTGCCGATCTACTTCCTCGAGCACGAGCAGTTCTATGGCCGCGAAGGGCTGTACGAGATGGACAACAAAGGGTATATCGACAACGACAACCGCTTCGTCTTCCTGTCCAAGGGGAGCCTCGAGCTGTGCAAGATGATCGACTTTCATCCCGACATTGTCCACGCGCACGACTGGCATACCGCTGCGGTGCCCTTCCTGATGAACACGAACTACCGGAACGATCCGTACCTTCGCGAGGCCGCCTCCGTCCTGACAGTCCACAACATGCAGCACCAGGGGAACTTCTACGAGGGGGTGATCGAGGTCCTCGGAGTCGGGTGGGAGCACTTCACTTTCCTTGGGCTGGAGATGGACGACCAGGTCAACCTTCTGAAGGGGGGGCTCTACAATGCCACCGTGCTGAACACGGTGAGCGAGGGGTACGCTCGTGAAATGCAGACGCCGGAGTACGGTTGGGGGCTTGAAGAGGTGGTACGAGAGCGTTCGGGTGATCTTTTCGGGATACTGAACGGCGTCGACTACACCGAATGGAACCCCGAAAGGGACGATCACATCGCAGCGACATACAGCGACAGCGATCTGCGCGGAAAGGCCCTGTGCAAGAGGGAACTGCAGCAGATCTTCGGGCTCCCGGAGAGGGACGACGTGCCCCTCCTCGGCATGGTTTCGCGCCTCGTAAAGCAGAAGGGGATTGATGTGCTGGCCGAGGCGATACCAAGGATCCTCGGCCTCGACGTGCAATTCGTGCTGCTCGGTGCGGGGGAGCCGTGGGCCCACTTCTACTTCGGCGACATCGCGGCGAAAAACAGGGCGCGCTTTGCCTGCCGGATCGGGTACGACAACGCGCTCGCGCACAAGATCGAGGCCGGGTGCGACTTCTTCGTGATGCCATCCGCTTTCGAGCCGTGCGGCCTCAACCAGATGTACAGCATGCGCTACGGCACCCTGCCGATCGTGCGCGCCACCGGCGGGCTGGACGACAGCGTGGAGAACTTCAGCGAAGCCGACATCACCGGAACCGGCTTCAAGTTCTGGAACTTGAACGCCGGGGCACTCTTCGACACCATCGGCTGGGCCGTCCACACCTGGTACCACAACAAACCGGCTATCGAGGCCTTGCGAAAGAACGCGATGCAGCAGCGCTTCACTTGGGAGGAAGCGGCCCGGAAATATGAGGGCCTTTACCTGGATGCGCTGCGACGCCGGCTCGGAAGCCAGCGGTTACAGACGCTGGAGCGGGAAAGGGTATAGCGATCGGTCCCCTTCTGGTGCTACCGCACAGTCGGGGAAGACCTCAGCGGCACTTCGGCATGCCGAAGTCACCAGCGCAGCTACTTGCGAGGTTCGGCGACGCGGGCTAGCTCAACCGGGACGGCGCAGCTGCCGTTGGAGAGATCCTCCTCCGCCTTTATCATCTTGTCGAGGACACGCTCAGGTGCCACGTCTTTGGCAAGCTCCTGCAATTCCGGATTCTTCGCCTCTTCGATCCCCATCTTCTCGGCAATCTCCGTTACGAGCGAAATAAGCCTCGTCACCTCGTGCTCCGCAAGAAGACTTACGTGCAGGTCCAGGTCCGCTCTGCGGTCGCTCGCCGACTGCATCCGGTTCTGGCTGATCAGCACGAAGGTGGAAAGAAAGATCGCCTCGACGGAAGCGGCCATGGCGAGGACGACGAAGCTCGGATCGAAGCGCGGTATCCTCGGGATCCAGCCAAGATTTATGGCGATCCACGAGCCGAAGATCATCAGGTGCAGGTAGACGAAGAGCATGCTCCCGGTAAACCTGGTGATGCCGTCGGCGATCCTATCTTCTACGGTCTTTCTCGCATCTTCTGACTGCCGCCGCGTAATGAGAGCTGCTATGTTCCGGTCGACGACAGCGCCCATGCCATCGGTGCTTGCCTTCTTCCCCTTGCGTGTTACTCCTGCCATAGGTATTTTCTCCGCGACTCCCCCTCCGGTTGTCTTTTCATTTTCTTCCTCTATGGAAAGTATCTGCTTCTCCATTTCCGATGTCAAAAGTGCGAAAGCTCCATCAAAGGGACAAAGCCCTTTACATCGGGTGGGTAAAGAGCTAGGTTTACGCCAAAACATTCAGCACGCGCGACAGGAAGATCATGCCTCAGGAATCAGCCCCGCCGGACCGCTCCATCCTTCGACACCCATCGTTCAGGCTCTTCTGGTTTGCCCGCACCTTCTCCATCATCGCATTCCAGATGCAGGGGGTTGCGGTGGGGTGGCAGATCTATGCACTCTCCGGCAGCGCCTTTTACCTGGGCCTCGTGGGACTCGCCCAGTTTCTCCCGATGTTTCTCCTCACCCTGCCGGTGGGGCATGTCGCGGATCGCTATGACCGGCGCAACGTCGCGCGAACGTGCATGGCCGCGCAGGGGATCGCCCTGGCGCTTCTGACCGTCGGTAGCCACTCCGGATGGCTCGGAAAAGAGGCGATTCTCGCCATCGTTTTCCTCCTCGGCGCTGCACGCGCCTTCGAGGGACCGACCATGCAGGCGCTCCTGCCGACTCTCGTGGAGCCGGAGCTCATTCCTACCGCTGCGGCCTGGTCCGCCTCTGCGATGCAGACCGCCTTCATCCTCGGCCCCGCGCTGGGGGGACTCCTGTACGCGGTGGGGCCGACCACCGTGTATGCCACCTCCACGGCCCTCTTCTTGACGGCCAGTACGCTGGTCTCCTTCATCCACAGCACCCATGACGCCTCGCGGCGCGAGCCGCTCAGCCTCAACTCCCTCTTTGCCGGCATCTCCTTTATCCGCAGCCGCCCCGACATACTAGGCGCCATCTCGCTCGACCTCTTTGCGGTACTCCTTGGGGGGGCCACCGCGCTTCTTCCGATCTTTGCACGGGACATCCTGAAGACGGGGCCGTGGGGACTGGGGCTACTGCGGGCCGCCCCTGCGCTCGGGGCACTCGCCATGTCGGTTTACCTTGCGCGCCACCCGCTCAAAAACCGTGTCGGCCGCACCATGTTCATCTCCGTCATCATCTTCGGAATAGCGACGATCGCCTTCGGCCTGTCGCACTCCTTCCCCCTTTCCATCGCAAGTCTCATGGTGCTCGGAGCCGCAGACGTCATAAGCGTCGTCATCCGCGCCTCTCTTGTGCAGATAGAAACGCCGGACGAGATGCGCGGCAGGGTGAGTGCCGTCAATTCCCTCTTTATAGGGACCTCGAATCAGCTCGGGGAGTTCGAATCGGGGGTCACCGCGGCGCTCTTCGGAACGATCCCCGCGGTGCTATTGGGAGGGGCCGGCACGGTAGTCGTGGCGCTTCTCTGGATGCGGCTCTTTCCGCAGCTGGCGCACTTCGATTCCCTTCAGCGGAAGAGCTGATTGCTCCCCTTCACACCTGCAATGCAAGACCTAGAAGACTCAGCCGTCGACAGCACGTCCCTCCCCTTTCAAGGGGGAGGACAGGTGGGGGATGGGGTTCGGCGACCACCGCGTTGTACCCCATCCCCACCCTGGCCCTCCCCTTGAAAGGGAGGGGACACACGAGCTCGCGCTCTGCTAGAGGGACAAGGATCTCTAGTAGTTTGACCTATGAATGAAAAAAGGGCGCCACAGCATACGCCGTGGCGCCCTTTCCTGCCTCACACATCCTCCCCCCTACCACCTGTTGCAGCTATTAAATTCTCTCTTCGTCCTTAAGGCCACGTATGCCTTCAAGATGTCCCTGTCCATAGACGGGAATTCCCTCGAGAGCGCCTCCATGCACTGCATGCCGAGGGACATCGACTCCTGCTTGTAACCCTGCAATGGGCTCTCGCTCACCGTCCTGCACATGATCTTATCGAAAGCGCCGCTGACCTGGTCAAATACCGTCCGCCCCGCTTCCGTCGGATCTTCCGGGAGATCAAGATAAAGAGTCGGAGAGGTCTTGCTTTCCTTCACCTCGAAGAAGAAGGACGGTTTCCTTGCGGTATAGTCACCCGGCTGCAGCGCCTCTTCGCCCGCCCCATCGCTGCCGTGGCTCGTCATGGAGTTTCTCGCCGCACTGCCTATTGTGCGGTACAATTCGTCGTCGCTCAGCTTCGTTAGCTCGACAAGTTCCTTCACAGAATCTATCTTCCTGTACGAGTTGAATAGTTCGCTGTCACTCAGTCTCTGAGCTGCCATTTCCCTACCCCCTGATCTGTTACCGTCTCATCAGGAAATGCCTCTTTCCCAACAACTATTATATCATCAGCGACAAGAATGAATTTGTTACTTCGTTAGCTCCGGACATGAACAAACGCTACAAAGGGCTTGCGCCGGCACCGTGCGATGCTTAAAATGAGGCCCACTTTTTGGCAGTGAGACAAAAAACGGGAGGGGGACACAGATGAAAAAAATCGGAGTTGTACTCTCAGGGTGCGGCGTGCGGGACGGGAGCGAGATTCACGAGGCGGTGCTCACCCTGCTGGCGATTACCAATAATGGCGGCAAGGCGGTATTCATGGCACCGGATATCGAGCTTGCCGAGGTGAACCACCAGACGATGCAGGAGACCGGCTCGCGCAGAAGCGTCCTCGTGGAGGCCGCCCGCATCGCGCGTGGCGACATCAGCGACATCAAAGCTGTGCACGCCGACGACCTCGACGCCCTCGTCTTCCCCGGCGGATTCGGGGCAGCGAAAAACCTCTGCACTTTCGCCACGGAGGGGGCCGGTGGCACCGTGCAGCCTGACGTATTGCGGCTGGTGCGCGATATGGCAGGGGCGAAGAAGCCGATCTGCGCCATCTGCATCGCACCGGCTCTCATCGCCCTCGCGCTCGGGAAGGAGCTTTCCCCGCAGCTTACCATCGGCAACGATGCCGGAACCGCCAAGGCCATCGAGGCGACAGGAAGCAGGCATGTCGAGTGCGCCGCAACGGACTGCGTCATCGACAGGGAACACAGTATCGTCTCCACCCCCGCCTACATGCTGGCCCAGAACATCTCGGAAGCAGCAGCAGGGATCGAGAAGGCCGTGAAAGCAACAATGGAGCTTATCCGGTAGCGCCTCCATGCCCCGTTTCGGCTGTGCCTTCCGGGGCTTACGGGGGAGCAATACAGGCGCATGCACCGGATGTTCAATTGATCGGATGCCACAACTTCAAGGAGGGATGCTACAGATGCGAAAGCTTTTCACCGTGCTTGCGTGTACGGCACTGACAGTCCTTTTGGCGGGGAATCTCTGGGCGCAGGATCTGCAGGGGCGGGTGGCGGTCACGGGAAGGATCGGAGCAATGATTCCCGCGGATGGCACCGCAGATGTCCCGGCAGGAAAAGTGATTATCGACACAGACGCCGGGTTCGTCGGTGGTGGCGGCGTTCTTTTCGGCGTGAATGAAGAAATCGCCATCGAGATGGATGTCACCCATGCCAGCTTCGGCACCTCCGCCTGGGGCGATGTCGATCTCACCACTCTCGCCTTCAGCGCGCAATACCGCCTTCCGGAGCGAAACCAGATCGTGCCCTACCTCGGAGGGGGGGTCGATGTTCTCATGCCGGACATCTCAGACGGCTCCGCCGACACCGTCATGGGGGTACACCTCGCCGCGGGTCTCGACTTTTTCCTGAACCGTCAGCTCGCAATCAACGTAGAGGTGAAAGGTACCGAGGGGTTTGAGTCGGATCTAAGAGCGAACGACGGGAGGAAGATCGGAAACTTTGATCCCACGAACCTGTCCACGACCGTCGGCGCGAGGTTCTTCTTCAACTAGAGCTGCATAAACCGAAAAGGGGGGGGGGCGCAGCGGCCTTTCCCCTTTCCGCGTATATCCGGTCCCTCGGCGCCCCAGCGCTTCTGTTCCCTCGCCAGCTACGCAAGGCAACTGCGTCGCCCCCTTTACGAAGTGTCTTCCTGGGATTCCGGGGAAGCCGTAGTATGGTCCAATGAAGAGCCGCACGAGACCTCGCGTCCCCCCCTTTGCGAAGGGGGGACAGGGGGGATTTGACTTGGCCAGCACTGTCCTGCAAAGTGCGCAACTGCTGTGTCTCAAGCGCAGTTCCTTGATTCAGTTCGCAAAAACTGGTGGCTCATGTCGTTGATCTTTAGACTGCCGCAGCACTGCGGTTCGACGACCTAGATGTACTGTCAAAACGGGGCGGGGTTCTGGAGGAGAGTTGATCAAATCCCCCCTGCCCCCCCTTCGCAAAGGGGGGAACGTTAGGCCTTCTGCAGTGCTTCGTGGCAATGTACCCACCGCTCCCCCTTCCCGGATGCGGTTGCGACGGTTCAACTGTGCGCTGCACGAGCTCCTCCCGCATGACCTCCCGCTCCGAACGCATTCCGGTACTCCTGCCGCAGCCGCTCCTGGTCCATCCCCTCTATGAATCCCCACGGTAGGAGCTCGTCTAGTCCGATGTCGCGATAGACGAAACTGTCGCTGTCGAAACCCTCCTCCTTTGCCGCCTGTTTCCAGTTCCCCAGCTGGTCGGCACGCACCAGGACCTGCGCGAGCCTCCGGTCGCCGCGGGAGAGGAGGGCCTGCTGATACGCCTCGCGCACGCTCTCGGTCTGCATCCGCACATTCGGAAGCTTGCCGATC
The DNA window shown above is from Geomonas sp. RF6 and carries:
- a CDS encoding DUF1003 domain-containing protein, with the protein product MAGVTRKGKKASTDGMGAVVDRNIAALITRRQSEDARKTVEDRIADGITRFTGSMLFVYLHLMIFGSWIAINLGWIPRIPRFDPSFVVLAMAASVEAIFLSTFVLISQNRMQSASDRRADLDLHVSLLAEHEVTRLISLVTEIAEKMGIEEAKNPELQELAKDVAPERVLDKMIKAEEDLSNGSCAVPVELARVAEPRK
- a CDS encoding MFS transporter; the encoded protein is MPQESAPPDRSILRHPSFRLFWFARTFSIIAFQMQGVAVGWQIYALSGSAFYLGLVGLAQFLPMFLLTLPVGHVADRYDRRNVARTCMAAQGIALALLTVGSHSGWLGKEAILAIVFLLGAARAFEGPTMQALLPTLVEPELIPTAAAWSASAMQTAFILGPALGGLLYAVGPTTVYATSTALFLTASTLVSFIHSTHDASRREPLSLNSLFAGISFIRSRPDILGAISLDLFAVLLGGATALLPIFARDILKTGPWGLGLLRAAPALGALAMSVYLARHPLKNRVGRTMFISVIIFGIATIAFGLSHSFPLSIASLMVLGAADVISVVIRASLVQIETPDEMRGRVSAVNSLFIGTSNQLGEFESGVTAALFGTIPAVLLGGAGTVVVALLWMRLFPQLAHFDSLQRKS
- the elbB gene encoding isoprenoid biosynthesis glyoxalase ElbB yields the protein MKKIGVVLSGCGVRDGSEIHEAVLTLLAITNNGGKAVFMAPDIELAEVNHQTMQETGSRRSVLVEAARIARGDISDIKAVHADDLDALVFPGGFGAAKNLCTFATEGAGGTVQPDVLRLVRDMAGAKKPICAICIAPALIALALGKELSPQLTIGNDAGTAKAIEATGSRHVECAATDCVIDREHSIVSTPAYMLAQNISEAAAGIEKAVKATMELIR
- a CDS encoding outer membrane beta-barrel protein, giving the protein MRKLFTVLACTALTVLLAGNLWAQDLQGRVAVTGRIGAMIPADGTADVPAGKVIIDTDAGFVGGGGVLFGVNEEIAIEMDVTHASFGTSAWGDVDLTTLAFSAQYRLPERNQIVPYLGGGVDVLMPDISDGSADTVMGVHLAAGLDFFLNRQLAINVEVKGTEGFESDLRANDGRKIGNFDPTNLSTTVGARFFFN